The following are from one region of the Rosistilla carotiformis genome:
- the rplJ gene encoding 50S ribosomal protein L10 encodes MSKFVKELVTRDIKNRLDGVEDAVIVSTVGMDANTTCELRAELRQKDITMMVVKNSLARKATEGTSLRPMFEGAGGSLAVCFGGSDFISLAKEVVRLDKDTDKFGKFVAAGGVMDGEALDPDGLKAVSKWPSREEQISLLVGQILGPGATLSAALLGPGKTLNGQIKKISEEE; translated from the coding sequence ATGAGTAAATTCGTTAAAGAATTGGTAACTCGCGATATCAAGAATCGTCTTGATGGAGTCGAGGACGCAGTGATCGTGAGTACGGTTGGGATGGACGCCAACACGACGTGCGAGCTTCGTGCCGAGCTGAGGCAGAAGGATATCACCATGATGGTGGTTAAGAACTCTTTGGCGCGGAAGGCCACTGAAGGAACGTCGCTTCGGCCGATGTTCGAAGGTGCCGGTGGCTCGTTGGCTGTTTGCTTCGGTGGCAGCGATTTCATTTCGTTGGCCAAAGAAGTCGTTCGGCTTGACAAAGACACCGATAAGTTCGGTAAGTTTGTTGCGGCCGGCGGCGTGATGGATGGTGAGGCTTTGGACCCCGATGGGCTCAAGGCTGTCAGCAAATGGCCTAGTCGTGAAGAGCAGATCTCGTTGCTCGTCGGGCAGATCCTTGGTCCAGGTGCAACGTTGTCTGCAGCATTGCTTGGTCCGGGTAAGACGCTTAACGGCCAGATCAAGAAGATTTCCGAAGAGGAATAA
- the rplA gene encoding 50S ribosomal protein L1, whose protein sequence is MPKQSKRYRALAAKATAVPKPLDEAVVSLKEFNTTKFDQTVEIHMRLGIDPNQADQIIRGSLVLPHGIGRTQRVVVFAKGEAAEAAKAAGADEVGQEDLAKRIKDGWTDFDVCIATPDMMGVVGPLGRVLGPRGLMPAPRAGTVTPDAGKVVAEYKAGKVEFRNDKGGNVHAVVGKLSFDAEKLSENIQAFISLVVGMKPQTVKGTYVKGIAIAATMSPSVRVAG, encoded by the coding sequence ATGCCAAAGCAATCAAAACGTTATCGCGCGTTGGCCGCCAAAGCGACGGCGGTACCAAAACCACTGGACGAGGCCGTTGTCTCGTTGAAGGAATTTAATACAACGAAGTTCGATCAAACGGTCGAAATTCACATGCGGTTGGGGATCGACCCTAACCAAGCCGATCAGATCATCCGCGGTAGCCTCGTGTTGCCTCACGGTATTGGTCGGACCCAACGCGTTGTTGTTTTCGCCAAGGGCGAAGCGGCTGAAGCGGCCAAAGCAGCGGGCGCCGATGAAGTGGGGCAAGAAGATTTGGCCAAGCGGATCAAAGACGGTTGGACCGATTTCGACGTCTGTATCGCAACACCCGACATGATGGGAGTTGTTGGTCCGTTGGGACGCGTGCTCGGACCTCGCGGTTTGATGCCAGCGCCACGTGCCGGAACGGTAACGCCAGACGCCGGTAAGGTTGTTGCGGAATATAAGGCCGGTAAGGTTGAGTTCCGAAACGACAAGGGTGGCAACGTCCACGCGGTCGTCGGTAAGTTGAGCTTCGATGCCGAGAAACTGTCCGAAAATATTCAGGCGTTTATTAGCCTTGTTGTGGGTATGAAGCCACAGACGGTCAAAGGGACCTATGTGAAGGGAATCGCGATTGCCGCGACGATGAGCCCAAGCGTTCGCGTCGCAGGTTAG
- the rplL gene encoding 50S ribosomal protein L7/L12, with the protein MSEDTAVAEVSAETKEMGDKIAQLTLKQAKELSDYLKDAHGIEPASGGGAVMMAAPTDGPAAEAEKTEFDVVLTGFGDKKLNVVKVVKNLTGASLMDAKKMVESCPATLKEAVSKEDAEKIKAEVEEAGGSVELK; encoded by the coding sequence ATGTCGGAAGACACCGCAGTAGCTGAAGTCAGCGCCGAAACTAAAGAAATGGGCGACAAGATCGCTCAATTGACCCTCAAGCAAGCCAAAGAATTGAGCGATTACCTGAAGGACGCGCACGGCATCGAGCCAGCTTCCGGTGGTGGCGCTGTCATGATGGCTGCTCCGACCGACGGTCCTGCTGCTGAAGCAGAAAAGACTGAGTTCGACGTCGTTCTGACCGGATTCGGCGACAAGAAGTTGAACGTTGTGAAGGTTGTTAAGAACCTGACCGGCGCTTCGCTGATGGACGCCAAGAAGATGGTCGAGAGCTGCCCAGCAACTCTGAAAGAAGCCGTCTCGAAGGAAGATGCCGAGAAGATCAAGGCAGAAGTCGAGGAAGCTGGCGGAAGCGTCGAACTGAAATAG